CCTGATTTTCTATTTTATGATAAATCATATCAATATTACAGTACCATTTAAAAATAAAAAAGGGTTTTATAACAAACAGCGACCAGCCTGCCGGGTTGGCGCTCCGTAGCAGAAGCGAGCCCCGGATAACTATCTTAGGTTTTCAACGTATTAGCACCTGGTAAATACACGAAAATAATGAAATAGCCTTATAGTAAAAGCTCATGCATCTCGCTTATGTGGATGGTAGATTCCAGTGCTTCAATAACTGCTTCCTTCTGTTCCGGGAGGAAGCGCAGGCAGACTCCACAATCGGAGCTTATGCTCCGCGGTACCGGGATGAGTTTGTGGGGTATGCCTGCTCCTTTGAGTATCTTCTCTGCCTTCATAACATGACTTACAGAGTCAAATAATGCAACGCAGTAATGCTGATCAGCTTTCACGGCTTGACAATCCTTCCTGCTGTTGACAGAGTTCCTGCAATATCATACATATTTGATATAGTCCCTGCGCCGATCCTGCCGGTAAGATTAAAATAGTTTGCGCAGGTGCCACATATAAGCAGCTTCACGCCCTTTTCCTGGAGTGCCTTCAGGTCGTCGATAACATCAGAGTAGGAAGCTGTAAGTTGCACGCCGGTATTATAAAAGATCATTATATCCGGCTTATGATCCAGATCAACAGCAGTGTGTATGAATGCCTTCATAAGAACTGCACCCAGTTCGTCGTTTCCGTGTCCCATGATACTTGATGCTATAACAAATATGGTAGGTCCCTGCGCAGACATCGGTACATCTTCAGAGCACATGCACGTCGATGCTGCATCTCCTCCGGTCTTTTTATCCTGTTTTTTAATATGCATCCTGAAAATACCGCCGGTCTCCTCTGTTATGTCAACGGCACATCCTGAACTTACAGCAAGGCGCTTAACGTTTTCCCTTGCAGTCTCATTGTCTACAATAACAGTCACATCATTGTGCGAATCCAAAGCCTTTTTTGTAAGAATAACCGGTTCAGGACATGCAAGTCCCTTTGCATTAACCAATTCCGACATGATTTCCTCCTTTTGGCTCTGTTATGCCTCAATTCATTAGTCATTTTGTTAATATATTCCATCTGTTCTCAAAACTGAAGTAATATTCTGATCCAACATTGTTTTTCTCAAGCGTATCCAGTAGACATCCCCGGATTCCCCGGTAACATCTACCAAAAATGTTACATGCACCCCTGAACAACCTGAGTTGCATCCCCAAAAGCTTGAGGCTTTCCAGGATTGATATTTCATCCACTATGATGGTAATTTCGTCGTACAATTCGAGTACGTTTTTTGCCAGAATAACTGTTGCACACAGCCAAGTCCTTTTGCGTTGAACTGTTAGACATTACCAGCCTCACAATAGTTCAATTGTAACAGTTTTTTATCTATAGCCCTGCCTTTTTGAGATATTAATATGTTCCCAAAGGAGCGCGTCATAGGCATTAAGATAAAGACCCAGATTCGACCACATTTGTGTGTAATTTGACATGTAAACCTCCTGTGAGATAAAAAAATCCGGCCGCAGGCATCTGCGCCGGATTCACAAGAGGCGTGATAATATGGTTAAGGCGGAGAAACTGCGGTAACGGTCATAAAGGGAAGCCGCACGGGCTCCCGATTAGTTTCTCAACTTAATGGAATAAATATATTTTCTATTCTGCACATATCTTATTAAACATCCTTATTTTTTGATTATACATATTACCCAAAAAATCTATAAAAAGTCAAGACTTAGACGCTCATACCAAGTCGCATTCAAATGCACATTGAGGCAGCGACGATGAGCCTACGCAGGCGTACAAGGATTTGCTTAGCTCACTCAGTGAGCGAGAGGGGGAGGCCGGGGTACCCACCACAGTGGGTCGAGATTTGCTGGCGGAGGGGGCGACCGGTTACCCGCTTGCGGGTGTCCCGGAAATAGGGGAGTGCAAGGAGGAGATATCAAAGATGTGCGATTGAATGCGACTTGGTATCAAACCCTCCCTGGTGCCCTCCGGTGTTTTTTAAAACAGAGTAAAAGATAAGAATTTATGAATTATCAGGAATATCATTGGAAGAGGTTTTTAGAACGGCGGGATGTAAAGGTCAAAAACATATCTCTCGCAGAGCCCGCGGAGTACGCAGAGAGAGGCAGGCTGTATCCGATGTCCGAAGACCTGCCGGAGGTAATGACGGAAACTGTTTCCGTCATTACGGAAATCCATGAAAACACCAATATCTACAATTAGTTGCATGATTTATATTTAAAACTTAGTTTTTTGTCGGCAAGGCGCTCTTTCTACCAAATCTATAAGTTGAGTTTGCAGTGGCACAGCGTGTAACACACTGTTTATATTGGCTTTTGAGGCTGATTGTAGATTTGCCGACACAGTGTCGGCAAATTGCTTGAATGAATTTTTCGGAATGACGTCATTGGCGGATTTTTTCCCTGTCGAAAATAATCTCCCCGTAGCAGAGCTGCGAGGTATCAGAGGAATGGGGAACATGATTATCCCCCCTCACACTGCCCTCTCCATCAAGGGGCGAGGGAATGTGGTCACCCCGAAGCAGAGCTTCGAGGAATCAATTGATTTAAAATCCAGGTGCGGATCTTTCTTTCTAAAAGCCCATGTCTTTTTTTAGGATCTCGTAGTCTGTCCGGGTTTTGTTTTTCCTTTTTACTGCCAGAGTGGACTGATAATCCTTGCTGTCCTGCTCAATCTCTTTGAGAGGTAATATTCTTCGGATATTTCCGGCATTTCGGCTTGCGACTCACCAAATAGTCGAAAGATGATTTGTGTCTCATATTGTTGTGATAATGATACAAAAAGCATCTCTTTACTAATATATGAGACTCAAAATTATTTCAACCTTAGCGCATACCTTTGTTGTACACAATCCTCCTTGTGGTATAATAAAAAAGGTTGGGAAAAAAACCATAAAAAATCCGGAGGATTTTTACAAAAGGAGGTAGCTTTTGAAAGGCATTCTTCTTTTTTCCATTTTCGGGTATGTTTGTCTGCTCTGGCTTACCGGCATATATGTGACGCGAAAGTCGAAATCCTCCGAGGCATACCTTGTGGCGTCACGGGGTCTTTCGGTGCCCTTTATTTCCGTGCTGATCGCCGGTACGTGGATTGGCGGCGTGTCTATTGTAGGGATGGCTCAGGGCGCTTTTATACATGGCATAAGCGCCCTCTGGTTCCAGGTCGGCATATGGATTGCTATGTTCGTCACGGCACTCCTTTTTGACAAGATTCTTGGCGGCAGAAAGACCTATTCTATTCTCGATGTCGTGGGAAACCTCTACGACAGCAAGACCGCAAAACTCGCCGGAATCCTGCAACTGATTTTCTCCATATGGGTAGTAACCATGCAGATCGTCGGAGGGGGCGCTATCCTTTCTGTTATTCTAAAAGGACAGGTGTCTTTTGTTGAAGGAATGATCCTCACTGCCTTTGTTTTTACTCTTTACAATGTAATGGGCGGATTTGTTGCAACCGCCTATACCAACCTCATCCACATATGTGCTATCTTTATCGGCATTTTTATGGGCGGCATTTATGTTATTGTAAACAGCGAGGCCCTGGGAAGAATGGCGATGCATACCCATTACCTTACCCCTTTCGGAGACCTCGGGATCGGTCAGGCCCTGAGTTGGGCTTATATAAACTTTACCCTTGGTGTGCTTGCCCAGCCGGTAATCAACACGGCATCGTCAGCCAGAAGTTCCGCTGAAGGCAGGATGGGGATTATCATAGGCAACCTCATCGCAATCCCTGTCGTTGTAATGGCGGCCCTCTGCGGCATTATCGCACGCGATATCTTCCCCGACACCCCTTCTCTTGCTGCCTTGCCGTCCTTGCTGACTGTAGTGCCTCCCGTCGTTGCCGTTTTTTTTCTCATAAGTATGTGGGCCCCCCTTATGAGTTCCGGGTCACCCTTCCTGATGGGTGCCACTACCCTGGCCGTGAAAGGATACATAGGCCCGGTTTTCAATATACAAAACGACCGGACATTACTTCTTGTATCCAGGGTCACAACACTTCTCATAGGCGCTGTGGCATTGCTTCTC
This genomic window from Pseudomonadota bacterium contains:
- a CDS encoding DUF3343 domain-containing protein; amino-acid sequence: MKADQHYCVALFDSVSHVMKAEKILKGAGIPHKLIPVPRSISSDCGVCLRFLPEQKEAVIEALESTIHISEMHELLL
- the yedF gene encoding sulfurtransferase-like selenium metabolism protein YedF → MSELVNAKGLACPEPVILTKKALDSHNDVTVIVDNETARENVKRLAVSSGCAVDITEETGGIFRMHIKKQDKKTGGDAASTCMCSEDVPMSAQGPTIFVIASSIMGHGNDELGAVLMKAFIHTAVDLDHKPDIMIFYNTGVQLTASYSDVIDDLKALQEKGVKLLICGTCANYFNLTGRIGAGTISNMYDIAGTLSTAGRIVKP